In Sparus aurata chromosome 2, fSpaAur1.1, whole genome shotgun sequence, a single genomic region encodes these proteins:
- the tagln gene encoding transgelin isoform X2 — protein sequence MANKGPSFGLSRQVQDKIDSKYDPDLEQILVEWICRQCGSGVGRPEAGKVGFQAWLKDGCVLSELINSLSAGNKPVKKIASSSMAFKQMEQISQFLTAAENYGVTKTDMFQTVDLWEAKDLAAVQRTLSALGSLAVTKDEGTYNGDPNWFFKKAQENKRDFSDDQLKAGKNVIGLQMGSNKGASQEGMSYGRPRQIL from the exons ATGGCTAACAAAGGTCCATCCTTCGGCCTGAGCCGGCAGGTTCAGGATAAGATCGACAGCAAGTATGACCCTGACCTGGAGCAGATCCTGGTGGAGTGGATCTGCCGTCAGTGTGGCTCGGGCGTGGGAAGGCCGGAGGCGGGCAAAGTGGGATTCCAGGCCTGGCTGAAAGACGGATGT GTTCTGAGCGAGCTAATAAACAGTCTGTCTGCCGGAAACAAACCTGTGAAGAAGATCGCAAGCTCATCCATGGCCTTCAAACAGATGGAGCAAATCTCCCAGTTCCTCACTGCTGCCGAGAACTATGGTGTCACCAAGACTGACATGTTCCAGACCGTGGACCTATGGGAAG CCAAGGATCTGGCGGCAGTGCAGAGGACCCTGTCAGCTCTGGGTAGCTTGGCCGTCACCAAGGATGAAGGCACATACAATGGAGACCCTAACTGGTTCTTCAA GAAAGCACAGGAGAACAAGCGAGACTTCAGCGATGACCAGCTGAAGGCGGGCAAGAACGTGATTGGCCTACAGATGGGGTCCAATAAGGGAGCCAGTCAGGAGGGCATGAGCTATGGAAGACCCCGACAGATCCTGTAA
- the tagln gene encoding transgelin isoform X1, protein MATKGVGMANKGPSFGLSRQVQDKIDSKYDPDLEQILVEWICRQCGSGVGRPEAGKVGFQAWLKDGCVLSELINSLSAGNKPVKKIASSSMAFKQMEQISQFLTAAENYGVTKTDMFQTVDLWEAKDLAAVQRTLSALGSLAVTKDEGTYNGDPNWFFKKAQENKRDFSDDQLKAGKNVIGLQMGSNKGASQEGMSYGRPRQIL, encoded by the exons ATGGCAACAAAG GGAGTCGGCATGGCTAACAAAGGTCCATCCTTCGGCCTGAGCCGGCAGGTTCAGGATAAGATCGACAGCAAGTATGACCCTGACCTGGAGCAGATCCTGGTGGAGTGGATCTGCCGTCAGTGTGGCTCGGGCGTGGGAAGGCCGGAGGCGGGCAAAGTGGGATTCCAGGCCTGGCTGAAAGACGGATGT GTTCTGAGCGAGCTAATAAACAGTCTGTCTGCCGGAAACAAACCTGTGAAGAAGATCGCAAGCTCATCCATGGCCTTCAAACAGATGGAGCAAATCTCCCAGTTCCTCACTGCTGCCGAGAACTATGGTGTCACCAAGACTGACATGTTCCAGACCGTGGACCTATGGGAAG CCAAGGATCTGGCGGCAGTGCAGAGGACCCTGTCAGCTCTGGGTAGCTTGGCCGTCACCAAGGATGAAGGCACATACAATGGAGACCCTAACTGGTTCTTCAA GAAAGCACAGGAGAACAAGCGAGACTTCAGCGATGACCAGCTGAAGGCGGGCAAGAACGTGATTGGCCTACAGATGGGGTCCAATAAGGGAGCCAGTCAGGAGGGCATGAGCTATGGAAGACCCCGACAGATCCTGTAA
- the cbln18 gene encoding cerebellin 18, producing the protein MLVLPVLFLLGSLFLCGCTNAGEPSTTIEMLKMAALQYEGPLTCHKTMDCNCAFNHQRGCCCAANDMYKVEEETFIRIKFLWHDISTLSHKIHSLTDSHKVAFTATIVPGDIIPPPQNCFGPFNTNVSIPYTNVTLNDGGGYNPSLGTFTAPYAGYYSFSCTVYSYVGQEELLYHKVQMIKNGIPLVGVWENNREDGEDSATQVVIVVMNEGDQVYMQLVSGRKLCSSLQHNIFTGYMVYPKTEEYGYEYNHGY; encoded by the exons atgcttGTATTACCAGTTTTGTTCCTGCTGGGGTCCCTGTTTCTCTGTGGTTGCACGAATGCCGGCGAGCCCAGCACCACCATTGAGATGCTGAAAATGGCTGCAC TCCAGTATGAGGGACCTCTGACCTGTCAcaagacgatggactgcaactgTGCCTTCAACCACCAACGCGGCTGCTGCTGTGCAGCCAATGATATGTACAAAGTAGAAGAGGAGACTTTCATAAGGATTAAATTTCTGTGGCATGATATCAGCACATTGTCACACAAGATACACAGCCTCACAG ATAGCCACAAGGTTGCCTTCACAGCAACCATCGTTCCAGGTGATATTATCCCACCTCCTCAGAATTGCTTTGGTCCTTTCAATACTAATGTGTCAATCCCCTACACCAACGTCACTCTTAACGATGGAGGTGGATATAACCCTTCCTTGG GTACCTTCACTGCCCCTTATGCTGGTTACTATTCGTTTTCCTGCACAGTCTACTCATATGTGGGACAGGAGGAGCTCCTCTACCATAAA GTTCAGATGATAAAGAATGGGATTCCCCTGGTTGGTGTGTGGGAGAACAACCGAGAAGATGGTGAAGACAGTGCCACTCAG GTTGTGATTGTGGTGATGAATGAAGGCGATCAGGTCTACATGCAGCTGGTCAGCGGGAGGAAGCTCTGTTCAAGCCTGCAGCACAATATCTTTACAGGTTACATGGTGTACCCTAAAACTGAGGAGTATGGGTATGAGTACAATCATGGTTACTAG